GGTCTCCCAACGCAAAATTAGAGGAGGAAGATATACATTTATAATTACAATCATCAAACTCTGCAAGAACGGACTTATTATGAAGACTGTAAGATTCATTTCCTCTTGAGAACTTTTGCTTGAACCAAACATAAGTATGTGGGAAAATTTTCATTTCAATATCTTTAGGGTTACTTTCTATTCTTGGATAGATATATTTTTGAGCATAATCGAGTTTTGAGAAATAAAATGACTCTGAGTAATTATCATTATATATTTTTTTTGCTTTTTGATCGTACCCATTTAAAGGCAATGAATATATTTTTACGGTACCTCCATTATTAACTATTTTTTCCAACTCATTTATGATTGCAGGGTTATTGAATAGAAAAAAAGATATGAAAACTTTTTTCGCTCCCTTAATTTCCTTAATTAAAATATCAGTTAATTGAGGTGAACTTCCTTTGCAGTGATGTCTAAAATCATTTGGAATATCAAAGTATGCCCGGTATTTCACCATAATAATTTCCTTCTCCCGTAAAAAAATATATTTAAATATCAAAATAATCATTTAGCATATTTATTTTATATAACAAATAGTTTTACGGCAATTCTTTACTTTTCAGTAAGTTGTTGTTTTAAATTCATTATTTTTGTTTAAAATATAGGACTAGGCAAGAAAAAAATTATTCCTTAATCAGTAGTTTTACTTGATTCACCATATTACAAGGATATTTAAATTATTATACATTGGTGTATCTAAATGGCAGATCGTATCTCCAAAGAATATCTAACCAAAACTATGAAGGCAATAAAGTCTATTTCAAAATTGGAAGATAAAATTGCAAAGGAATTTTGGAGAAAGGGCATTAGGTTTAGAAGAAACGTAAAAGGTTTGAATAGCAAACCAGATATTGCAATAAAAAAAATATAAAATCGTTATTTTTATTGATTCTTACTTTTTTCATAATTATTCTGTACACTTGCATAGTTAAAAGCAATATAGAGTACTTGGTTGGGAAGCTGGAAAGAAACAAGAATATAGATAAAGAAGTAAACTCTTTTTATGCCCAAAAGGGTCGAATTTAAAAAGACTTTGGGAGCATCAGTTGAAGGAAGATTTTGACCAATCAATGATATTAATTCCTTCGTTGCTGAGCAAAAAATATTTTCCGCTTATCTATTTGATGTTAAAATAACAGGAGAAAATCAGAAAAAGTGAGGTTTCCTATGAAAACAGTCGAAACCATCGGAACGGTTCAGGACCTGGCAAACGTGATTCAGGAATTATATCAGCATATGGAAGTGGTCGTGACGGGTTCTGGTGCAGAAGAAGTAGGCGAATATGTAGTGAAAGCATTAAAGGATTTTAAAGTGGCATATACCGAAAAATGGACAGAAGAAGGACATTATATTAAAATTTACGACTAAAAGAAAAAAGGAGATCAAATTTCGATCTCCTTTTTTAGGTTTCGGACTCTGTTTATTCTTTGTCCTAAATCATAAAGACTGTAAATAGTATATTGACACATGAAAAACATGGGACATCACAGATCCCTGGTAGCCGATTATATCTTTTTTTCCTTTGGATTTTCTTCTATACGAATCACATTCAGAATAACCCAGTATTCACACTTCATTGTCTTACCTTACATAAAGAGTTTCATCTGAACTTCATTATCATCTTTTTCTTTTACATATTCAACTGCCCATTGGGCGATCGACTTCGCAACAGCGCGGGCTAAAAAGACAGGGACAGCATTTCCAATTTGCTTATATTGTTTATCGAGCCTATTTAACTCTCCTCTACTATTTCCTTGGTTGAAGGCATACCAGTTAGGGAAAGTCTGAATGCGTTGAATTTCTTTTACTGACAATCTACGGTTATTCTCTTCCCCATCCGGGAAAATCCACAAATTTGCATGGATTTTTTTCATTGGTTCACCGGCTGGGTGAATCGGAGCCTGTCGACCGCTTGCCTG
Above is a genomic segment from Neobacillus endophyticus containing:
- a CDS encoding very short patch repair endonuclease, producing the protein MADRISKEYLTKTMKAIKSISKLEDKIAKEFWRKGIRFRRNVKGLNSKPDIAIKKI